A genome region from Ahaetulla prasina isolate Xishuangbanna chromosome 8, ASM2864084v1, whole genome shotgun sequence includes the following:
- the FGG gene encoding fibrinogen gamma chain, producing MLPKFHKWLPLLFFFFSTCTAYFATRENCCILDERFGNFCPTTCGVADFITRYHTDVDRDLQILEQLLGDISNSSGVTDSLIRQIRQVHVSQPAAQSNVIPGYTQKSRQIIDEIVRYENIIVGHENTIQQLTDILILNNNKIQLLKQKTAQLEAQCQQPCKDTVQIQELTGRDCQDIANKGARQSGLYFIKPVKAKQQFLVFCEIDNLGNGWTVLQRRLDGSEDFNKNWIQYKEGFGHLSPNDNTEFWLGNEKIHLITTQTTVPYALRIELEDWSNQKSYADYAHFKLGNEADKYRMIYAYFAGGEAGDAFDGFDFGDDPSDKFFTSHNGIQFSTHDNDNDKYEGNCAQQDGSGWWMNKCHAAHLNGKYYQGGVYSEKDSGPHGYDNGIIWATWHDRWYSLKTTVMKVIPFSRLAIVTGQQSGGVKDVDLGNRGDI from the exons ATGCTCCCAAAATTTCACAAGTGGCTGcctcttctgtttttcttcttttcaacttgTACTGCA TATTTTGCCACACGTGAAAACTGCTGCATCTTGGATGAACGATTC GGCAATTTTTGTCCTACAACATGCGGCGTTGCAGATTTCATAACCAGATATCATACAGACGTCGATCGAGATCTTCAGATTCTTGAACAATTGTTGGGGGACATCTCTAACTCTTCAGGAGTAACTGACAGTTTAATACGCCAGATCCGACAAGTGCATGTCTCACAGCCAGCAGCTCAGTCAA aTGTGATTCCAGGTTATACACAGAAATCCAGACAAATCATTGATGAAATTGTCAGATATGAAAACATCATTGTGGGCCATGAAAATACTATACA GCAATTGACAGACATACTGATATTAAACAATAACAAGATACAGTTACTAAAGCAGAAAACTGCTCAGCTCGAGGCACAGTGTCAACAGCCATGTAAAGACACTGTCCAGATACAAGAATTAACTGGAAGAG ATTGTCAAGACATTGCTAATAAAGGTGCCCGGCAGAGTGGACTGTACTTCATAAAACCCGTAAAAGCCAAGCAACAGTTCCTGGTGTTCTGTGAAATTGACAATCTAGGCAATGGGTGGACAGTTTTACAGAGG AGGCTTGATGGCAGTGAGGACTTCAACAAAAACTGGATTCAATATAAGGAAGGATTTGGACATCTGTCACCCAATGACAATACAGAATtctggttgggaaatgaaaagattcatttaataactactCAAACTACAGTTCCATATGCCTTGAGAATAGAGCTGGAGGACTGGAGCAACCAAAAAAG CTATGCAGATTATGCCCATTTCAAATTGGGAAATGAAGCTGACAAATACCGTATGATCTATGCCTACTTTGCTGGGGGCGAAGCTGGGGATGCCTTTGATGGGTTTGATTTTGGAGATGATCCCAGTGACAAATTTTTTACTTCTCACAATGGCATACAGTTTAGCACGCATGACAACGATAATGATAAATATGAAGGCAACTGTGCTCAACAAGATGGATCTGGGTGGTGGATGAACAAATGTCACGCCGCCCATCTGAATGGCAAATATTATCAAG GAGGTGTTTATAGCGAGAAAGACTCAGGTCCACATGGCTATGACAATGGCATTATCTGGGCAACTTGGCATGATCGATGGTACTCCCTCAAGACAACAGTTATGAAAGTCATTCCTTTCAGCAGACTTGCAATTGTGACAGGGCAACAAAGTGGAGGAGTAAAAGATGTTGATCTTGGAAACCGTGGAGACATTTAG